One stretch of Candidatus Hydrogenedentota bacterium DNA includes these proteins:
- a CDS encoding phosphoribosylformylglycinamidine cyclo-ligase — MSNDKRGLTYRDAGVDIDAADKAVREIKNLVNKTFDDRVLCDIGTFGAMYSLDTKGMDEPVLVSSVDGVGTKIKLAFMTGKHDTIGVDLVSHCVNDILVQGAKPLFFLDYLAFGRLEPNVVVEVIRGLTNGCRYAGCALIGGETAEMPGLYQPGEYDISGTIVGVVDRKKIVDGSTVQPGDVVIGLPSSGLHTNGYSLARKICFEVAKLDCSDPMPGVDRTVGEALLEPHRSYATIIRVLMKIVTVKGMAHITGGGITDNLPRTLPHETGVEINLDAWTAPPVFGFLQRAGQVEQFEMLRTFNCGMGYLVIVSEDEAERALKTLDQAGSEGRVIGRVIKGERRVTYSGTLRYA; from the coding sequence ATGAGCAACGACAAACGCGGCCTGACGTACCGCGACGCCGGCGTCGACATTGACGCCGCGGACAAGGCAGTCCGCGAAATAAAGAACCTCGTGAACAAAACGTTCGACGATCGCGTGCTGTGCGATATCGGAACCTTCGGCGCGATGTACAGCCTCGACACCAAGGGCATGGACGAACCGGTGCTCGTATCGAGCGTAGACGGCGTTGGTACCAAGATTAAGCTCGCATTCATGACGGGCAAGCACGACACGATCGGTGTCGATCTGGTTTCCCATTGCGTCAACGACATTCTGGTGCAGGGCGCGAAGCCTCTCTTCTTTCTCGACTATCTCGCGTTTGGGCGGCTCGAACCCAACGTGGTTGTAGAAGTCATTCGCGGCCTGACCAACGGGTGCCGCTACGCGGGCTGCGCGCTTATCGGCGGCGAGACCGCGGAAATGCCGGGACTCTACCAGCCCGGGGAATACGACATCTCTGGAACGATTGTCGGCGTCGTCGATCGCAAAAAGATTGTCGATGGTTCGACAGTGCAGCCTGGCGACGTCGTCATTGGCCTGCCATCATCAGGACTACACACCAACGGCTACAGCCTCGCGCGCAAGATATGCTTCGAGGTCGCCAAACTCGATTGCAGCGACCCGATGCCCGGCGTCGACCGAACGGTCGGCGAAGCGCTGCTCGAGCCGCACCGCAGTTACGCGACGATTATTCGCGTGCTCATGAAAATCGTGACGGTCAAAGGAATGGCGCACATCACCGGGGGCGGCATCACCGACAATCTCCCCCGCACGTTGCCACACGAAACGGGCGTCGAAATCAATCTCGACGCGTGGACTGCGCCGCCGGTTTTCGGCTTCCTTCAGCGGGCGGGTCAAGTCGAACAATTTGAAATGCTGCGCACCTTCAATTGCGGCATGGGCTACCTCGTGATTGTATCCGAGGACGAGGCCGAGCGCGCGTTGAAGACACTCGATCAGGCCGGCAGCGAAGGCCGGGTTATCGGCCGCGTTATCAAGGGAGAGCGCCGCGTAACCTACTCGGGAACACTTCGCTATGCCTAA
- a CDS encoding LysR family transcriptional regulator: protein MTLEQLRFFRAVIDGGSFRAAAERVHRTQPAITHQIKALERELGHVLIDRKTAAPTPAGRLLYTRGSALISDADAMRAAMQDFDETQAGELRLGTSDTTALYTLPPIVRRFRRANPGTRLHIVNRPTEVIAQMVQLGDLDIGIVTLPVSSAQLMERVLFEQELVLVVPRRHRMATRTIVRARDLQSEPLLLLEDVTRTGKLLREFFRMSGFTPNIVLDTSSFEVIKRYVAEGIGISFLPRAAVRPRDTTLHVVRVPGLPRVTIGAIWRTGAYQTRAALNLLELFDTPRKTRRR from the coding sequence ATGACCCTCGAGCAACTACGTTTCTTCCGCGCCGTAATTGACGGCGGCAGTTTTCGCGCCGCCGCCGAACGGGTGCACCGCACTCAACCCGCCATTACCCACCAGATTAAAGCGCTCGAACGCGAATTGGGTCACGTGCTGATCGACCGCAAGACGGCCGCGCCCACGCCTGCCGGCAGACTTCTGTATACGCGAGGCAGTGCGCTGATCTCCGACGCGGATGCGATGCGGGCTGCGATGCAGGATTTTGACGAGACACAGGCCGGCGAACTGCGCCTCGGTACGAGCGACACAACCGCCCTCTACACCTTGCCCCCGATAGTGCGCCGGTTCCGCCGCGCAAACCCCGGAACACGGCTGCATATCGTGAATCGCCCGACCGAGGTCATCGCGCAGATGGTGCAGCTCGGGGACTTGGACATCGGAATCGTGACGCTGCCGGTGTCGTCCGCGCAATTGATGGAACGCGTGTTGTTCGAGCAGGAACTTGTCCTTGTCGTGCCACGGCGGCACCGGATGGCGACGCGAACGATCGTACGCGCGCGCGATTTGCAGTCCGAACCGCTGCTGTTGCTCGAAGACGTGACGCGGACCGGAAAATTGCTGCGCGAGTTTTTTCGGATGAGTGGGTTTACACCGAACATTGTTTTGGACACGAGCAGTTTTGAAGTGATCAAGCGGTACGTGGCGGAAGGTATCGGCATATCGTTTCTGCCGCGCGCCGCGGTTAGGCCGCGGGACACAACATTGCACGTTGTGCGCGTGCCCGGTTTGCCGCGCGTCACGATAGGCGCCATTTGGAGGACCGGCGCATACCAGACCCGGGCCGCGCTGAATTTACTCGAGCTGTTCGACACACCGCGCAAGACCCGGCGCCGTTGA
- a CDS encoding fused MFS/spermidine synthase has translation MSNEQNVSSASFVPALCLGVLVFVSGAAVMIYEFIAVRMLQRFFGSSLEVWSAEISVCLLGLAAGYSLGGWMADRFRSWAPLGVVLCIAGFSAVFMEPIVVKTAEHVAQSEVMRWWEPLVASAAATLVPLLALGTVMPQAIRLAVTRLDRVGSSAGRIAALSTLGSICGTMATSTLFVTWGVRESLYATCAALVVGGVFIVFAHFAARRKTAPVAALIVASAPFLAPAAFAQTIYENYSAYHHILVRDEAEKRILYFDSSPQSTMFKTDAYAGGFEYTEFFYAPLVLDPTTKSVLFVGLGGGTGPKYFLKHYPEMKIEVSEIDPAVVKVAKQYFELPEDPRLRIVTIDGRTFIQRTKQTYGAIIMDAYASGPNGAYLPYHLATQEFFRSAFDRIENGGCLVYNVMGEYGGSNDNIVRGMLQTLESVFQKVYVFQAESSWNTVYLAQKIDPAKLAPNGTRDGKGWPDGPWLAHPADLSDLAAQLAAKGNYLPPNFPKRLTQFSAAHTAARDGKLYTDNNAPVDIAQGR, from the coding sequence ATGTCCAACGAACAAAATGTATCGTCTGCTTCATTTGTCCCGGCGCTGTGTCTCGGCGTGCTCGTCTTCGTTTCGGGCGCGGCGGTGATGATCTACGAGTTCATCGCCGTGCGCATGCTGCAGCGGTTCTTCGGCAGTTCGCTCGAGGTGTGGTCCGCGGAGATATCGGTGTGTCTGCTCGGATTGGCAGCGGGCTATTCGCTGGGAGGATGGATGGCGGACCGCTTTCGCTCGTGGGCGCCGCTGGGCGTCGTCTTGTGCATCGCCGGTTTCAGCGCAGTCTTCATGGAACCGATAGTCGTGAAGACCGCCGAACACGTCGCGCAGAGCGAAGTGATGCGCTGGTGGGAACCGCTGGTCGCGTCCGCGGCGGCGACGCTCGTTCCCCTGCTCGCCCTGGGCACCGTCATGCCGCAGGCCATTCGCCTCGCGGTCACGCGCTTGGACAGAGTCGGCTCGAGCGCGGGACGTATCGCGGCGCTTTCGACATTGGGAAGCATCTGCGGAACCATGGCGACCTCCACGCTGTTCGTGACCTGGGGCGTGCGTGAATCGTTGTACGCGACCTGCGCGGCGCTCGTCGTTGGAGGAGTGTTCATCGTGTTCGCTCACTTCGCCGCGCGGCGCAAAACCGCTCCGGTAGCCGCGTTGATCGTGGCAAGCGCGCCGTTTCTTGCGCCAGCCGCGTTCGCGCAGACCATCTACGAGAACTACTCCGCGTACCACCACATTCTGGTCCGCGACGAAGCCGAGAAACGGATTCTGTATTTCGACAGCTCGCCCCAATCGACAATGTTCAAGACGGACGCATACGCCGGCGGCTTCGAGTACACCGAATTCTTCTACGCGCCGCTCGTGTTGGACCCAACGACGAAATCCGTTTTGTTCGTGGGACTCGGCGGAGGGACCGGTCCGAAGTATTTCTTGAAGCACTATCCCGAAATGAAAATCGAGGTGTCGGAAATCGATCCTGCCGTGGTCAAGGTCGCCAAGCAGTATTTCGAACTGCCCGAAGACCCGCGCCTGCGCATCGTCACGATTGACGGCCGGACCTTCATCCAACGCACGAAGCAAACCTACGGTGCGATCATCATGGACGCCTACGCGTCCGGGCCGAATGGCGCGTATCTCCCCTACCATCTTGCGACCCAGGAATTCTTTCGCAGCGCGTTCGATCGCATCGAGAACGGTGGCTGTCTCGTGTACAACGTAATGGGCGAGTATGGCGGATCGAACGACAACATTGTGCGCGGGATGTTGCAGACGCTGGAATCCGTTTTCCAAAAGGTCTACGTGTTTCAGGCGGAATCCAGTTGGAACACCGTGTATCTCGCGCAGAAGATAGACCCGGCGAAGCTCGCGCCGAACGGCACGCGGGACGGCAAAGGTTGGCCCGATGGCCCGTGGCTGGCGCACCCCGCAGACTTGTCCGATCTCGCGGCGCAACTTGCCGCGAAAGGCAATTACCTTCCGCCAAACTTTCCGAAACGCCTCACGCAGTTCTCCGCCGCTCACACCGCCGCGCGGGACGGCAAGCTGTACACGGACAACAACGCGCCGGTGGATATCGCACAGGGCCGCTAA